A genomic segment from Cyprinus carpio isolate SPL01 chromosome A4, ASM1834038v1, whole genome shotgun sequence encodes:
- the LOC109056019 gene encoding LOW QUALITY PROTEIN: mitochondrial 10-formyltetrahydrofolate dehydrogenase-like (The sequence of the model RefSeq protein was modified relative to this genomic sequence to represent the inferred CDS: inserted 2 bases in 1 codon; substituted 1 base at 1 genomic stop codon), whose amino-acid sequence MLWTANTIMRKFSSSSAYYQNKLKLALIGQSLFGQEVYTNLRKQGHKVVGVFTVPDKDGKADPLAVVAEKDGTPVFKFPRWRVKGKPIPEVVEAYKAVGAELNVMPFCSQFIPMNVIDFPKHGSIIYHPSILPRHRGASAINWTLIEGDMKAGFSIFWADDGLDTGPILLQKECPVEPNDTVDTLYNRFLFPEGIKAMVEAVQLIADGKAPKIPQSEDGASYEGIQKKSNAKVNMAQPTEVIHNWIRGHDKVPGAWAVIDGKPVTLYSSSIXPTGQPIEVEGASQPGHITKYSLTNLGSYXKALQVKNLQFEDGKMIPASKYFSSEETASLDLTDDEKKMAEEIRVIWKGILSNVPAIDDTTDFFKSGAASMDVVRLVEELKQKCGGVQLQNEDVYMATTFQSFIQMFVRRLRGEDQEEELVIDYVTKDINNMTVKMPHQCFINGKFEDAEDGKTYNTVNPTDGSVICKVSYASVADVDRAVSAAKEAFDNGPWGKMNPRDRGRLLYRLADLMEEHQEELATIETIDSGAVYTLALKTHVGMSIQTFRYFAGWCDKIQGSTIPINQARPNRNLTFTKKEPLGVCAIVIPWNYPLMMLAWKSAACLAAGNTLVLKPAQVTPLTALKFAELTVKAGIPKGVINIVPGSGGLVGQRMSDHPDIRKLGFTGSTPIGKQIMKSCAVSNLKKVSLELGGKSPLIIFSDCDMDKAVRMGMSSVYFNKGENCIAAGRLFVEESIHDEYIRRVVEEIKKMKIGDPLDRSTDHGPQNHKAHLDKLVEYCEIGVKEGAMLVYGGRQVDRPGFYMEPTVFTDVEDHMFIAKEESFGPVMVVSKFKDGDVDGVLSRANNTEFGLASGVFTRDINKAMYVSERLEAGTVFVNTYNKTDVAAPFGGFKQSGFGKDLGEEALHEYLRTKAVTVEY is encoded by the exons ATGTTGTGGACGGCGAACACGATTATGAGGAAATTCTCCTCGAGCTCT GCTTACTACCAAAACAAGCTGAAGCTGGCCCTGATTGGCCAGAGCTTGTTTGGACAGGAGGTGTACACAAACCTCCGCAAGCAGGGCCATAAAGTGGTGGGTGTATTCACAGTTCCTGATAAGGACGGCAAGGCGGACCCCCTGG CGGTGGTGGCGGAGAAGGACGGGACGCCGGTGTTTAAGTTCCCACGGTGGAGGGTGAAGGGTAAGCCCATCCCAGAGGTGGTGGAGGCGTACAAAGCGGTGGGTGCTGAACTGAACGTCATGCCCTTCTGCTCCCAGTTCATCCCCATGAATGTGATCGACTTCCCCAAACACGGCTCTATCATTTACCACCCCTCCATCCTGCCTAGACACAGAGGAGCCTCTGCCATTAACTG GACACTAATCGAGGGTGATATGAAAGCAGGATTTAGTATATTCTGGGCTGATGATGGTTTGGACACCGGCCCCATCCTGCTGCAGAAGGAATGTCCAGTAGAGCCCAACGACACAGTGGACACACTTTATAACCGCTTTCTGTTTCCAGAGGGCATCAAGGCCATG GTAGAAGCTGTACAGCTCATTGCAGATGGCAAAGCTCCCAAGATCCCTCAGTCTGAAGATGGAGCCAGCTATGAGGGAATCCAAAAGAAATCCAATGCAAAG GTGAATATGGCTCAGCCAACAGAGGTCATCCATAACTGGATCCGTGGTCATGATAAAGTTCCGGGTGCCTGGGCTGTTATTGATGGAAAG CCAGTAACGCTGTACAGCTCATCCAT CCCCACAGGTCAGCCAATCGAGGTGGAAGGGGCATCTCAGCCTGGACACATCACCAAATACTCACTTACAAATCTCGGCTCATACTGAAAAGC GCTCCAGGTAAAGAACCTGCAGTTTGAGGATGGAAAGATGATTCCTGCATCCAAATACTTCTCATCAGAGGAGACTGCCAGTCTGGATCTGACAGATGATGAGAAGAAAATGGCAGAGGAGATCAGg GTGATCTGGAAAGGTATTCTGAGTAATGTTCCAGCTATTGATGACACAACCGATTTCTTTAAGTCTGGAGCTGCTTCTATGGATGTAGTCAG ATTGGTAGAGGAGCTGAAGCAGAAGTGTGGAGGAGTTCAGCTTCAGAATGAGGACGTCTACATGGCCACCACCTTCCAGAGCTTCATCCAGATGTTCGTCCGGCGCCTGCGCGGAGAAGACCAGGAGGAGGAGCTGGTCATCGATTACGTGACAAAAGACATCAACAACATGACAGTGAAGATGCCACATCAGTGTTTTATCAACGGCAAGTTTGAAGATGCCGAAGATGGAAAGACATACAACACGGTGAACCCAACGGATGGCTCG GTGATCTGTAAGGTTTCATATGCATCTGTGGCAGATGTGGACAGAGCAGTTAGTGCAGCTAAAGAGGCCTTTGACAATGGACCTTGGGGTAAGATGAACCCTCGTGACCGCGGACGGCTGCTCTACCG TTTGGCTGACCTGATGGAGGAACACCAGGAGGAGTTGGCCACTATTGAGACGATTGACTCTGGTGCGGTTTATACTCTGGCTTTGAAAACACACGTGGGCATGTCCATTCAGACTTTCAGATACTTTGCTGGCTGGTGTGACAAgatccag GGCTCAACGATACCCATCAATCAGGCCAGACCCAATCGCAACCTCACCTTTACAAAGAAAGAGCCTCTGGG TGTGTGTGCCATAGTGATTCCTTGGAATTACCCACTTATGATGTTGGCATGGAAGAGTGCAGCCTGTCTGGCGGCGGGAAACACACTCGTGTTGAAACCTGCTCAg GTAACCCCACTAACTGCTCTGAAGTTTGCTGAGTTAACAGTCAAAGCTGGCATTCCCAAAGGAGTCATCAACATTGTACCAGGATCAG GTGGTCTGGTCGGGCAGAGGATGTCTGATCACCCTGATATCCGTAAGCTGGGTTTCACAGGCTCTACTCCCATTGGCAAACAAATCATGAAAAG CTGTGCGGTCAGTAATTTGAAGAAGGTTTCTCTGGAGCTGGGCGGTAAATCTCCCCTCATCATCTTCAGCGACTGTGACATGGACAAAGCAGTGAGAATG GGCATGAGTTCTGTTTACTTCAACAAGGGAGAAAACTGCATCGCTGCAGGCCGGTTGTTTGTTGAGGAGTCCATTCATGACGAGTACATCAGGAGAGTG GTTGAAGAAATCAAGAAGATGAAGATTGGTGATCCTTTGGATCGCTCCACAGATCACGGACCTCAGAACCACAAGGCCCACCTGGACAAACTGGTGGAGTACTGTGAGATCGGCGTGAAGGAGGGGGCAATGCTTGTCTACGGCGGGAGACAAGTGGACAGACCAG GCTTTTATATGGAGCCCACAGTCTTTACAGACGTAGAGGACCACATGTTCATTGCCAAAGAGGAATCATTTGGCCCTGTTATGGTGGTATCCAAATTTAAAGATGG TGATGTAGATGGAGTTTTGAGCAGAGCCAATAACACAGAGTTCGGCCTGGCCTCTGGAGTCTTCACCCGGGACATCAACAAGGCCATGTACGTGAGCGAGAGACTGGAGGCGGGAACGGTGTTCGTCAACACCTACAACAAAACCGATGTGGCAGCTCCCTTTGGAGGCTTCAAACAGTCTGGGTTTGGGAAAGACCTTG GTGAGGAAGCCCTGCATGAGTACCTGCGGACTAAAGCTGTGACAGTGGAGTACTGA
- the nopchap1 gene encoding uncharacterized protein C12orf45 homolog: MWTQVNLSCTCEELTMAQTQNSTKKASSRDLLTCGNGKGIHEKLLLNSKSASLQTARVPRSSVLDRLQGFLPQMAQANESLRRQMDEAPAGFFDIESVEDAEKVIEMDVALVELEDSDSSEEDESSSSSSSSSEEDSSEEEVQTVTAKTLKLPGDGKRKANIQVLEKEGE, from the exons ATGTGGACACAAGTGAATTTATCTTGTACATGTGAGGAACTAACCATGgctcaaacacaaaacagtaCCAAGAAAGCCTCTTCTAGAGACTTGCTGACTTGTGGCAACGGAAAAG GAATCCACGAGAAACTTCTATTAAACTCTAAAAGTGCTTCACTGCAGACAGCAAGGGTCCCCAGAAGTAGTG TCTTGGACAGGCTGCAAGGTTTTCTTCCTCAAATGGCCCAAGCCAACGAGTCTCTCAGACGACAGATGGACGAGGCTCCTGCTGGTTTCTTTGACATTGAGAGTGTGGAGGATGCAGAGAAAGTCATTGAGATG GACGTGGCTCTGGTTGAACTGGAGGATTCAGACAGCAGCGAAGAAGATGAGtcgtcgtcgtcatcatcatcatcatcagaggaAGACAGCTCAGAGGAAGAGGTGCAAACCGTCACTGCAAAGACACTCAAACTTCCAGGTGATGGAAAGAGGAAGGCCAACATCCAGGTGTTGGAGAAAGAGGGCGAGTGA